Genomic DNA from Rhodothermales bacterium:
GGGAGTCGGAAAGCAGCACCGTCTGGTACTGGTTCGGCGACGCGGCCGTAAGCGAGGTCGAGGACTACACCTTCGGCTACTACGATCGCGATGCCTCCCTCTTCGATGCCGTGACCTATACCTACCCCTACCTCCTTCCGGTCGTCGCCGCGGGCAACGATCGGGACGACACGGGGCCAGCTGCCGGCAGGTACCGGGCGCTCGATCCCTCGAACCGGTGGACGGACTACGACGCCACGCAGCGACCCATAGGCCCCGACGGCGACGCGGAGGGATACGATACGATATCCAGCTTCGCCCTGGCAAAAAACGTACTGACCGTGGGCGCGATGCCGGCTGTCAGAGACGCCGCGCAGCCCAGCTATTTCAGCAGCTTCGGCCCCACCGACGACGGCCGCATCAAGCCGGATCTGGTGGCGCCCGGGGAAGCGCTGTATTCATCCATCGCGGCCGGGCCGGCGGCCTACAGCCGGTCGTCCGGCACCTCCATGGCCGCGCCGACCGTTACAGGCAGTCTCGCGCTGCTCCAGCAGCTGGCCATCGAAACGCGCGGAGCGCCCCTGCGGGCGGCCACGCTCAAAGGACTCGTCCTCCACACCGCCCGCGACATGGGGCAGCCGGGGCCGGATTATGCCACGGGATGGGGGGCGCTCGATGTCCGTGAAGCCGCGCGGGTCGTGCTGGATGCGCGACGCGACGCGCTGGCGCTGGGAGAACGCACGCTATCCAACCGGCAGCCCGATGTATTCGACCTCCGGGTGGATGTCGCCGGCCCTCTGCGGATCACGGCATCCTGGACAGACCGGCCGGGCGAACCGATCGCGGCATCCGGGGCGGGCCGGCTCGACAACCGCACGCCTCAGCTGCGGACAGACCTCGACATTCGCCTGACGCACCTGGCTTCCGGAATCGAATATGCCCCGTTCGTGCTCGACCCGGAGCATCCGGGCGAGCCGGCGTCGACCGGGGATAACCGCGTCGATCCGATCGAACAGATCGCGCTTCCCGAGGCCGCTCCCGGTGCGTACCGACTGACCGTGCGCGCCAAGCCGGGATCAGCCGAAACGGAGGCGTTCGCCTATTCCCTCCTCGTTTCCGGATTGCGCGTCGACGAGGCGCCGGTGGTGCTGCGCGAGGCCGGCGCAGAACGCAGCGATGGCGTCGTGCGCATCCGCTGGTCGGTTCAGCAGGAGCGTCTCGACGGGGCGTACGTCGTGGAACGCGCCGGGCTGGATAAAGGGGACCCCTTCGATGCGCCGCAATCGGCCGTATACCAATCCGTTGCCCGAATCCCGGCGACGGCCGGCGACGGCGTGTATGCCGTGGTCGACCCCGGGGCGACCGCGGGAGCGTACCGGTACCGCGTGTTCTTCGATCAACCGCGCGCGAACATGCATTTTCCGGTCGCCGAACTGAACGTGGAGGTTCCCACCCCGGAACGGCTCGCGGTGCACGCGGTGTTTCCGAATCCGATACGGGGCACGTCGACCGTCGTATACGACGTGCCGCATGCGCAGCACATCGTGGTAGACCTCGTCGATATGCTCGGGCGGAGCGCGGGGACCCTGCTCGACGGGTGGGTGGAGGCCGGCAAACATACCGCGACGCTGGATGGCGAGACGCTGGCGGCCGGCGTGTACGTCCTGCGCGTCGTCGGCGAGGCGGGCAGCAGCGCGAAAACGATCACCCGGCTTCCGTGACGTTGGAGATGGTGGGCCGGGACGCCTATATTGAGGTCGGGATGGTCATCCTCGCGGCACTGTGCTCCGGCCGCGTTCGCGCCGTTT
This window encodes:
- a CDS encoding S8 family serine peptidase, which produces MGSIRRWLAPAVALFVCIQKPASAQEAASRLDTETLRRFEWARHTARPDVFRLADSTVALVGLDDDRPVYFGIANEDAAMAIGARDVAPEGSLGIALSGAGVTVGLWDDGPAWGGHQELYGRILDLDGGYPSNHATHVAGTIAARGVDPLARGMAPDAGLRSHDWLLHGSELLDDAHEGLLISNHSYSRIAGWNLMRESESSTVWYWFGDAAVSEVEDYTFGYYDRDASLFDAVTYTYPYLLPVVAAGNDRDDTGPAAGRYRALDPSNRWTDYDATQRPIGPDGDAEGYDTISSFALAKNVLTVGAMPAVRDAAQPSYFSSFGPTDDGRIKPDLVAPGEALYSSIAAGPAAYSRSSGTSMAAPTVTGSLALLQQLAIETRGAPLRAATLKGLVLHTARDMGQPGPDYATGWGALDVREAARVVLDARRDALALGERTLSNRQPDVFDLRVDVAGPLRITASWTDRPGEPIAASGAGRLDNRTPQLRTDLDIRLTHLASGIEYAPFVLDPEHPGEPASTGDNRVDPIEQIALPEAAPGAYRLTVRAKPGSAETEAFAYSLLVSGLRVDEAPVVLREAGAERSDGVVRIRWSVQQERLDGAYVVERAGLDKGDPFDAPQSAVYQSVARIPATAGDGVYAVVDPGATAGAYRYRVFFDQPRANMHFPVAELNVEVPTPERLAVHAVFPNPIRGTSTVVYDVPHAQHIVVDLVDMLGRSAGTLLDGWVEAGKHTATLDGETLAAGVYVLRVVGEAGSSAKTITRLP